One region of Syntrophorhabdaceae bacterium genomic DNA includes:
- a CDS encoding phosphopantetheine-binding protein produces MMTTKERLKKILVEELNLEDVTPEEIEDDTPLFGEGLGLDSLDAVELVVLLEKHFGVEVKNLDEGRAAFQTIESLAAYIEERIPR; encoded by the coding sequence ATGATGACCACCAAGGAACGACTGAAGAAGATCCTCGTTGAAGAACTCAATCTCGAGGATGTGACTCCCGAAGAGATCGAAGACGATACGCCACTTTTTGGGGAGGGCCTCGGTCTTGATTCGCTGGACGCCGTGGAATTGGTCGTCCTGCTGGAAAAACATTTCGGGGTGGAGGTGAAGAACCTCGATGAGGGGCGCGCCGCCTTTCAGACCATTGAAAGTCTTGCGGCGTACATCGAAGAAAGGATTCCCCGGTGA
- a CDS encoding beta-ketoacyl-[acyl-carrier-protein] synthase family protein — MKTAMPVGISGVGCLSGAGGTLGECMDSLFEGRRNPAPPTRFCGNHAISYPVFEVPESAIPGNIMDSPRISFTAKLALAAAHEAVGDAGLDRASLRNKKVGVCIGTTVGVALNNEVFYGELHRGGSPEMAPITRFLSSNPAEVIAREFDLTGPCQTVVNACSSGTDAVGIGASWIQSGLCDIVIAGGADEVCHITYNGFISLMITDETPCKPFDRDRKGLNLGEGAAMLILESADSCREREKSPRARFLAYASSSDAYHLTAPHPQGEGLKRALYEALRLSHRNGSDIAFINAHGTATPDNDRVEGRVLHETLPGVPFFSTKGFTGHTLGAAGAIEAAFTVACLERGMIPGNIGFTTFDPEVTASPAAATTAVTGSTAVSQSLAFGGCNGVLVLGKGEN, encoded by the coding sequence GTGAAGACGGCAATGCCTGTCGGCATCAGCGGAGTGGGCTGCCTCTCGGGCGCCGGAGGGACACTCGGGGAATGTATGGATTCCCTCTTCGAGGGCAGGCGGAATCCCGCGCCCCCTACAAGGTTTTGCGGCAACCACGCCATCTCCTATCCCGTATTCGAGGTGCCTGAGAGCGCAATTCCCGGCAATATAATGGATTCTCCCCGCATCTCGTTCACCGCTAAGCTCGCCCTCGCCGCTGCCCATGAAGCCGTAGGCGACGCAGGGCTTGACCGCGCCTCCCTCAGAAACAAGAAGGTGGGGGTATGCATTGGCACCACGGTGGGCGTGGCGCTGAATAACGAGGTGTTTTACGGGGAGCTTCATAGAGGGGGCAGTCCCGAGATGGCGCCTATTACCCGCTTTCTTTCGAGCAACCCCGCCGAGGTGATCGCCAGGGAGTTCGATCTTACAGGACCGTGCCAGACAGTAGTGAATGCGTGCTCCTCCGGCACCGATGCCGTGGGCATAGGGGCATCGTGGATTCAATCGGGGCTCTGCGATATAGTCATTGCAGGCGGAGCCGACGAAGTCTGTCACATTACTTACAACGGCTTTATCTCCCTCATGATCACCGATGAGACCCCTTGCAAGCCCTTTGACCGGGACAGAAAAGGGCTCAACCTGGGAGAGGGCGCAGCCATGCTCATACTGGAGTCCGCAGACTCCTGCCGGGAAAGAGAAAAATCCCCCCGGGCCCGTTTTCTCGCCTACGCCTCCTCGAGCGATGCCTATCACCTTACCGCGCCCCATCCCCAGGGTGAGGGATTGAAGCGGGCCCTTTATGAAGCGCTCAGGTTATCTCACAGGAATGGATCGGATATCGCCTTTATAAATGCCCACGGCACCGCCACACCGGATAACGATCGCGTTGAAGGCAGGGTCCTTCATGAAACGCTCCCCGGCGTCCCCTTCTTCTCCACAAAGGGCTTCACGGGGCATACCCTGGGAGCTGCCGGGGCCATTGAGGCCGCCTTTACCGTGGCCTGTCTTGAGCGAGGCATGATACCCGGCAATATCGGTTTCACCACTTTCGATCCCGAGGTAACCGCATCTCCGGCAGCCGCTACGACAGCCGTCACCGGGAGTACCGCCGTCAGCCAATCTCTCGCGTTTGGCGGATGTAACGGGGTCCTGGTGTTAGGCAAGGGGGAGAATTAA
- a CDS encoding lysophospholipid acyltransferase family protein, translated as METADSTPTRPGAPQWTSRSIGSTFGHRFFYLVIKYAGREFAYFVLSFVVPFYVFFAPSTRKKSDYYLSRRFKEKGRVKRLLDRYLLYLNLGKALIDRAVIGILGEEKITWEFSEKEAILPILKEGRGMILMTAHVGCWQTAMSTLRFLGAPVHLLLQREEGDIDLHYYEHAGIPCPYGIIDPRGYMGGVLEIIALLKRGEVLCVMGDRLLGSPKGAATVDFMGGKVLFPFSAFKIAAATGAPIVVFFSHKSSSSGYTLEIAAIIRVPHDAGRSHRDFLPYVGRFAEALESYTTAHPYQFFNFYDMWSHDLQTINQKRGKHDDHQGTTEEDPR; from the coding sequence ATGGAAACAGCTGACTCCACTCCGACCCGGCCCGGCGCTCCGCAATGGACAAGCCGGAGTATCGGTTCGACCTTCGGACACCGGTTCTTCTACCTCGTCATTAAGTACGCGGGCCGCGAGTTTGCATACTTTGTCCTCTCTTTTGTCGTGCCCTTCTACGTCTTCTTCGCTCCATCAACGCGAAAGAAGTCGGACTATTACCTCTCCCGCAGGTTTAAGGAGAAAGGACGCGTCAAAAGGCTCCTGGATCGCTACCTCCTCTATCTCAACCTCGGAAAGGCCCTGATAGACAGGGCGGTGATCGGAATCCTGGGTGAAGAGAAGATAACCTGGGAATTCAGCGAAAAAGAGGCGATTCTCCCAATCCTCAAAGAAGGACGAGGTATGATCCTCATGACGGCCCACGTGGGATGCTGGCAGACCGCCATGTCAACCCTTCGATTTCTGGGCGCCCCTGTGCACCTCCTTTTGCAGCGCGAGGAAGGGGACATCGATCTTCACTACTATGAACATGCAGGGATTCCATGCCCCTACGGGATAATCGACCCGAGGGGCTACATGGGCGGCGTTTTAGAGATAATAGCCTTACTCAAGAGGGGCGAGGTCCTCTGTGTAATGGGCGACCGGCTTTTAGGCAGCCCCAAGGGGGCGGCGACCGTTGATTTCATGGGAGGGAAGGTCCTCTTCCCCTTCAGCGCCTTCAAGATCGCCGCGGCAACAGGGGCGCCCATTGTGGTCTTCTTTTCCCACAAATCGAGCTCCTCCGGTTATACCCTGGAGATAGCCGCAATAATCCGCGTGCCTCACGACGCGGGGCGGAGCCATAGAGATTTTCTTCCCTATGTCGGCCGATTCGCAGAGGCGCTTGAATCCTATACCACCGCACATCCGTACCAGTTCTTTAATTTTTACGACATGTGGAGTCACGATTTGCAGACAATTAATCAAAAGAGAGGGAAGCATGATGACCACCAAGGAACGACTGAAGAAGATCCTCGTTGA
- a CDS encoding DUF2062 domain-containing protein has protein sequence MLMIAAKESPDISNVFLVIPVYNHGKTLRDVVLRALAVNDNVIVVDDGSTDGGPETLAELPIIELRHPENRGKGAAIITAANEARKRGATHIVTIDADGQHDPADYLRFLPLIDEDPDAIIVGTRTFDSTSVPLLSRFGRGFSNFWLRVQTGSMLKDTQSGFRVYPLPLLGWLTLRVRHYDFEIEVLVKSVWAGITLREVDISVYYPPPSLRVSHFRLFMDNIRLSLLNTRLSLRAITPFPHRRFTTAKAGKVSILKPLRSLRLLLTGNNSPERLAVAGGLGVFMGALPLIACQSITTLFAANYFRLNKLMALAAGQICIPPLVPALCIEAGYFIRHGRFLTEVSLETLGYQALERIFEWFLGSLILGPLLGILTGAVIYVTALLLKRENHGNS, from the coding sequence ATGTTAATGATAGCCGCAAAAGAGAGTCCTGACATATCGAACGTATTCCTTGTTATCCCTGTATACAACCATGGGAAAACCCTCCGGGACGTGGTGCTCAGGGCCCTCGCGGTGAACGATAACGTGATAGTCGTCGATGATGGGAGCACGGACGGCGGCCCGGAGACCCTTGCGGAGCTTCCCATAATCGAGTTAAGGCATCCCGAAAATAGAGGGAAAGGCGCGGCCATCATCACTGCCGCCAACGAAGCGCGTAAGAGGGGGGCAACCCACATAGTGACCATTGACGCGGACGGGCAGCACGATCCTGCTGATTACCTGCGTTTTCTCCCCTTGATCGACGAAGATCCCGATGCTATCATCGTGGGGACCAGGACCTTCGATTCAACCTCTGTCCCCCTTCTTTCCCGGTTCGGCCGCGGCTTCTCCAACTTCTGGCTCAGGGTTCAGACGGGTTCCATGTTGAAAGATACTCAGAGCGGCTTTCGTGTCTACCCTCTCCCCCTTCTTGGATGGCTGACGCTGAGGGTGCGGCACTACGACTTCGAGATAGAGGTTCTCGTGAAGTCGGTCTGGGCCGGAATCACTTTGCGAGAGGTCGATATCTCCGTATACTACCCCCCTCCCTCCCTGCGGGTGTCTCACTTTCGCCTCTTTATGGACAATATTCGCCTGAGCCTGCTCAATACGAGACTTAGCCTGAGGGCCATCACTCCTTTCCCGCACAGAAGGTTCACGACCGCCAAGGCAGGGAAGGTCAGCATCCTCAAACCCCTCAGGTCCCTGAGATTGCTCCTCACGGGGAACAACTCGCCTGAAAGGCTTGCAGTGGCCGGGGGGCTCGGCGTATTCATGGGAGCCTTGCCGCTGATCGCCTGCCAGAGTATCACCACCCTCTTTGCCGCCAACTATTTTCGGTTAAACAAGTTGATGGCCCTTGCGGCGGGTCAGATCTGCATACCTCCATTGGTCCCCGCACTCTGTATAGAAGCAGGGTATTTTATCCGTCACGGCAGATTCCTGACTGAGGTTTCACTGGAAACCCTCGGATATCAGGCCCTGGAGAGGATTTTCGAGTGGTTTCTCGGCTCCCTTATTCTCGGGCCCCTGTTAGGGATCCTCACCGGGGCGGTCATTTATGTGACCGCCTTGCTCCTGAAGAGGGAAAACCATGGAAACAGCTGA
- a CDS encoding beta-ketoacyl-[acyl-carrier-protein] synthase family protein, which produces MESGAVPLREVWITDACAITAAGDSLEATWQKVISGTTAIGEIDRFPTQAYRSTVAATIRGLEAVGPGSLVSTILDRLLGQLNGAPTDALVIAATTKAGIDNLEKMRRGLAFDPGDILPSSIGEKVAAKLGLRGGVMTIGAACASSTIAVAQGAAMISSGSVESVLICCADAMTEFLFSGFSALQALSGVACKPFDKDRSGLSPGEGGAFLLLMSSTRARQKGHMPLCIVKGFGIADDAFHVTAPDPKGLGLLRAASNAIALAGIEKGDIAGISAHGTGTIQNDLMELTAFHTLFDGDCPPLYSVKGCIGHTFGAAGGIEVALGTKTLLEQTIPPTVGFVNPERGAEGLVGSKPVSMAGDYLLTTNSGFGGINAAIILKRPGSY; this is translated from the coding sequence GTGGAAAGCGGGGCAGTTCCATTGAGGGAAGTCTGGATCACGGATGCGTGCGCGATAACCGCGGCAGGAGATAGCCTGGAAGCCACATGGCAGAAGGTTATATCAGGCACGACGGCAATAGGCGAAATAGACCGCTTTCCCACACAGGCGTACCGGAGCACGGTAGCCGCAACAATTCGCGGATTGGAAGCCGTAGGGCCCGGCTCCCTGGTTTCAACCATATTAGACCGGCTCCTGGGTCAGCTTAACGGGGCTCCTACCGATGCCCTGGTCATCGCCGCTACGACAAAAGCCGGCATCGACAACCTGGAAAAAATGAGACGGGGTCTCGCCTTTGACCCGGGAGACATTCTGCCGTCCTCAATCGGGGAAAAAGTGGCGGCAAAATTGGGTCTCAGGGGCGGCGTAATGACTATAGGCGCCGCCTGCGCCTCTTCCACGATTGCAGTGGCCCAGGGTGCGGCCATGATCTCGTCGGGAAGCGTAGAATCGGTACTCATCTGCTGTGCGGATGCAATGACCGAATTCTTATTTTCCGGTTTTTCGGCACTCCAGGCCCTGTCGGGCGTTGCCTGCAAGCCCTTCGACAAAGATCGGTCGGGTCTCTCCCCCGGCGAGGGAGGGGCATTTCTTCTGCTCATGAGCTCAACCCGTGCTCGGCAAAAGGGTCATATGCCCCTATGCATCGTGAAAGGCTTCGGCATAGCCGATGATGCGTTTCATGTCACGGCTCCCGACCCGAAAGGTCTGGGCCTGCTCCGGGCGGCCTCCAATGCGATTGCCCTAGCGGGGATAGAAAAGGGTGATATTGCGGGGATAAGCGCCCACGGAACAGGAACCATCCAGAACGACCTCATGGAGCTGACCGCGTTTCACACCCTTTTCGACGGAGATTGCCCTCCCCTCTACTCCGTGAAAGGGTGTATAGGGCATACCTTCGGAGCCGCGGGGGGTATCGAGGTGGCTCTGGGGACAAAGACCCTCCTGGAGCAGACCATTCCTCCCACCGTGGGTTTCGTCAATCCCGAGAGAGGCGCGGAAGGCCTTGTCGGGTCGAAACCCGTTTCCATGGCCGGCGACTACCTCCTCACCACAAACTCCGGATTTGGCGGAATCAATGCCGCAATCATCCTCAAGCGGCCGGGATCATATTGA
- a CDS encoding cobalamin-dependent protein (Presence of a B(12) (cobalamin)-binding domain implies dependence on cobalamin itself, in one of its several forms, or in some unusual lineages, dependence on a cobalamin-like analog.) — MKMTLIYPAWPKLEGQREFHLPPHGPAVFAATVPPEVDITFIDENVQSIPFDDDPDLVALSVMLTSQLPRAFEISRAYRQRGVPVIFGGIAVMLHREEVVLHGDSVFIGEAEGRFEVVLRDFTQGKLKKVYDYMTDYPDIHLVGTARRDILNRSLYNYRGVQMFDLVHASRGCRFNCFPCCTGFLGGRQFRPRPIDAVIEEMESIPNNRLFLVDNSLAQDREWVIDLFTAMIPLKKNWVSHPILDDDKVLDLAAKAGSWYVYQAIFDTSEVIRTRIKRLKDHGIGVEGTIILGTDDQDEDYIKRLVEFLLEIGLDMAEFTILTPFPHSPIRERFEKDGRILSNNWIDYTADKVVFQPKLMSPEKLLEMYRYAWDTFYAGGGYQLKMGELFKKIIRREMDNGTYRRYDTKKKRSFKVQGTGG; from the coding sequence ATGAAGATGACCCTTATTTACCCGGCCTGGCCGAAGCTCGAAGGACAACGGGAGTTTCATCTGCCGCCCCATGGGCCCGCGGTCTTCGCCGCAACAGTTCCTCCCGAGGTCGACATTACCTTTATTGACGAAAACGTTCAGTCCATACCTTTTGACGACGACCCTGACCTCGTGGCCCTTTCAGTGATGCTCACAAGTCAGCTCCCGAGAGCCTTCGAGATATCCCGCGCATACAGGCAGAGAGGGGTTCCCGTCATATTCGGCGGGATCGCGGTAATGCTCCACAGAGAAGAGGTGGTCCTTCATGGGGACAGCGTGTTCATCGGTGAAGCAGAGGGAAGATTCGAGGTCGTGCTTCGGGACTTCACCCAGGGAAAGCTCAAAAAAGTATACGACTACATGACGGACTATCCCGATATTCACCTCGTGGGAACCGCGAGACGGGACATCCTCAACCGTTCCCTCTATAATTACCGGGGCGTCCAGATGTTCGATCTCGTCCACGCGTCACGAGGATGCAGATTCAACTGTTTCCCCTGTTGCACGGGCTTCCTCGGGGGGAGGCAGTTCCGTCCCCGCCCGATTGACGCAGTGATCGAAGAGATGGAGTCCATCCCCAACAACCGGCTCTTCCTGGTCGACAACTCTCTCGCCCAGGACCGGGAATGGGTCATAGACCTTTTTACCGCCATGATCCCCCTCAAGAAGAACTGGGTCTCCCACCCTATTCTGGATGACGACAAGGTGCTTGACCTCGCGGCGAAGGCAGGAAGCTGGTATGTGTACCAGGCTATCTTCGATACGTCCGAGGTGATCCGGACCAGGATAAAAAGGTTGAAAGACCATGGCATCGGCGTCGAGGGTACTATTATCCTGGGAACAGACGACCAGGACGAAGATTACATAAAAAGGCTGGTAGAGTTTCTTCTCGAGATCGGGCTCGATATGGCAGAGTTCACCATCCTCACCCCATTCCCCCATTCCCCCATACGGGAGCGCTTCGAAAAAGACGGGAGGATCCTGAGCAACAACTGGATCGATTATACGGCGGATAAGGTGGTTTTCCAACCGAAGCTGATGTCTCCGGAAAAGCTCCTTGAAATGTATAGGTACGCATGGGACACTTTTTATGCGGGGGGCGGTTACCAGCTCAAGATGGGTGAGCTCTTCAAAAAAATCATCCGCCGGGAAATGGACAACGGGACATACCGGAGATACGACACAAAGAAGAAGCGCTCTTTCAAGGTTCAGGGGACGGGCGGGTGA
- a CDS encoding beta-ketoacyl synthase N-terminal-like domain-containing protein, protein MKANLTGVGWVNTAGAGWGRQGPFRAGGDGPLPKLSRKDVSPGSFPRFGRMDSYSRLGVSAISLALKDAGLDEWTDPREIAIIASTVYGCLKTDEDYCDTVIPEGGRLASPHLFVYALTSTFLGEAAIHFGLSGPSFALSESVLSGLPGVSMAMRGIGKGEYDSALAGVCDAGAPPALAGIGRSVPGALFFVLQNENSSRRPSYGTLTQNGSGTLFYDGKEVEDLNTLASICTASIT, encoded by the coding sequence TTGAAAGCGAATCTCACAGGTGTGGGCTGGGTGAATACCGCGGGCGCAGGATGGGGGAGGCAAGGCCCTTTCCGTGCAGGCGGCGACGGACCGTTGCCGAAGCTCTCGAGAAAAGATGTCTCCCCCGGCTCTTTCCCCCGGTTCGGCAGGATGGACAGCTATTCCCGGCTTGGCGTATCCGCCATATCCCTGGCCCTGAAAGACGCGGGGCTCGACGAATGGACGGACCCGAGAGAAATCGCTATAATCGCCTCCACGGTCTATGGATGCCTCAAGACGGATGAAGATTACTGTGATACGGTCATACCTGAAGGGGGCCGCCTGGCGAGCCCCCATCTTTTCGTATATGCCCTTACTAGTACTTTTCTCGGAGAAGCGGCAATCCATTTCGGACTTAGCGGTCCGAGCTTTGCCCTTTCCGAATCGGTCCTTTCTGGTCTTCCGGGTGTGAGCATGGCCATGAGGGGTATTGGGAAGGGGGAATACGATTCGGCCCTTGCAGGCGTGTGCGACGCAGGGGCCCCTCCGGCCCTCGCCGGGATAGGACGTTCGGTTCCCGGAGCCCTCTTCTTCGTGCTCCAGAACGAAAACTCCTCCCGGCGGCCCTCGTACGGCACACTGACACAAAATGGGTCGGGGACCCTCTTTTACGACGGGAAAGAGGTGGAAGACCTGAACACTCTCGCGAGCATCTGCACCGCATCCATCACCTAA
- a CDS encoding radical SAM protein: MSPLDFRKVLLIHPLGYRADSAGRDISRMANIMPPLGLASIAAYLEKSGIEVKIIDCYAKPRSGNLIEEYLRDARPAFIGFSCSTANFRDGLRIAERAKSVLPDVRTVFGGHHVSALKKEALESFPGIDFAVVGEGEKTMAELLEAKGENASLIEGLLYREGSDGICFTGYRSPLLDLDTLPFPAYEKLDGYPETYSLPIFNYPHTPNSSCTSSRGCPYRCTYCDRSVFPTGYRYNSAEYLYQHLRYLKERFGVRHVNLYDDQFTFHRKRVEAFTRMMVDRPLGMTFNCAVRAEHVDVDLLERLKAAGCWMISLGIENGDEELLSQHRSSAGLDLVAEKIRLIKKAGILVKGLMMMGLPGETQASVKKSMEYVFSLPIDYINVSKFTPFPGSALYKDIGDYGAFDEDWEKMDCMHFQFIPKGMTRERLEQLFTRFYMRHILRPRGLWHYFTMVWRSPDSWLRFFSHLAAFLKFAWTNNRHA, translated from the coding sequence ATGAGCCCTCTTGATTTCAGAAAAGTGCTCCTTATCCATCCCCTCGGCTATCGCGCCGACTCCGCGGGCCGCGACATTTCAAGGATGGCCAACATCATGCCCCCTCTGGGGCTTGCGAGCATCGCTGCCTATTTGGAGAAAAGCGGGATTGAAGTGAAAATCATCGACTGCTACGCGAAGCCCCGCTCGGGCAACCTTATCGAAGAATACCTGAGAGACGCAAGACCCGCGTTCATCGGCTTCAGCTGTTCCACCGCAAACTTCCGCGACGGTCTTCGCATCGCGGAAAGGGCAAAAAGCGTCCTGCCCGACGTAAGAACCGTATTCGGAGGCCACCACGTGTCGGCTTTGAAGAAGGAGGCCCTGGAGTCGTTCCCGGGCATCGACTTCGCCGTGGTGGGAGAGGGTGAAAAAACGATGGCGGAGCTCCTGGAGGCCAAAGGAGAGAATGCTTCTCTGATCGAGGGCCTGCTTTACAGGGAAGGTTCGGATGGTATCTGCTTTACGGGCTACCGCTCCCCCCTCCTCGACCTTGACACGCTTCCCTTTCCTGCATATGAAAAACTGGATGGCTACCCTGAGACATACAGCCTCCCCATTTTTAATTACCCCCATACCCCGAATTCCAGTTGCACATCGAGCCGCGGCTGCCCTTATCGGTGCACTTATTGCGACAGATCCGTCTTTCCCACGGGCTACCGATACAACTCCGCGGAGTATCTCTATCAGCATCTACGGTACCTGAAGGAACGCTTCGGCGTGCGGCACGTCAATCTTTACGACGACCAGTTCACCTTTCACCGGAAGAGGGTGGAGGCTTTTACCCGGATGATGGTAGACCGACCCTTGGGAATGACCTTTAACTGCGCCGTGAGGGCGGAACATGTCGACGTTGATCTTTTGGAACGGCTGAAGGCGGCAGGGTGTTGGATGATCAGTCTTGGCATTGAAAATGGAGACGAAGAGCTCCTTTCGCAGCATCGCAGCAGCGCCGGCCTCGATCTTGTGGCTGAAAAAATACGGCTCATCAAGAAAGCGGGGATTCTGGTCAAGGGGCTCATGATGATGGGACTGCCCGGGGAGACGCAAGCGAGCGTGAAGAAGAGCATGGAGTATGTCTTTTCCCTCCCCATCGATTACATCAATGTGTCAAAATTCACCCCCTTTCCCGGATCGGCACTCTACAAAGATATAGGGGATTATGGGGCTTTCGATGAGGACTGGGAGAAAATGGACTGTATGCATTTCCAGTTCATACCGAAGGGTATGACACGGGAGAGGCTGGAACAGCTCTTCACCCGGTTTTATATGAGACATATCCTGAGGCCAAGGGGGCTCTGGCACTATTTCACCATGGTATGGCGCTCCCCTGACAGTTGGCTAAGGTTTTTCTCCCATCTTGCGGCTTTCCTGAAATTCGCCTGGACCAATAACCGTCATGCCTGA
- a CDS encoding alpha/beta hydrolase: MIDTYYGPTFVRVSGPSDGPPLVLLSGARSTSLMWIPNIRALSGPFRTYAVDNIYDYGRSVYTRAVKDPDDLVRWLDELVDGLELGNPFNLMGLSYGGWISCLYALRFSNRLAKIVLLAPACTILPVSLSFMLRAVFVSLSPGLFAESFMKWLFTDLMCKDRRSRAILEDGVSDMRVASRCFKPKRLVRPTLLKDGELAGIKVPTLILVGENEKIYSARSAVLRLDKVAPQIHTEIIPCAGHGLSIEQPDLVNEKALQFLSRP; this comes from the coding sequence GTGATCGATACGTATTACGGCCCCACCTTCGTGCGCGTAAGCGGGCCGTCCGATGGGCCGCCCCTGGTACTGCTGTCCGGGGCCCGGAGCACGTCGCTCATGTGGATCCCGAACATACGGGCTTTATCCGGGCCCTTCAGGACCTATGCGGTCGATAACATTTATGATTACGGGCGCAGTGTGTATACCCGCGCAGTCAAAGACCCGGATGATTTAGTACGATGGCTTGACGAGCTCGTCGACGGACTTGAACTCGGGAACCCATTCAACCTGATGGGTCTCTCCTATGGAGGCTGGATATCATGCCTCTATGCGCTCCGTTTTTCAAATCGCCTTGCGAAAATAGTGCTTCTGGCCCCGGCTTGCACGATATTGCCTGTGAGCCTCTCCTTTATGCTGCGCGCGGTTTTCGTCTCCTTGTCGCCCGGTCTGTTCGCTGAAAGTTTCATGAAATGGCTCTTCACCGACCTCATGTGCAAAGACAGGAGGAGCCGGGCAATTTTGGAGGATGGGGTAAGTGATATGCGTGTCGCATCGCGATGTTTCAAGCCCAAGCGTCTCGTGCGCCCCACCCTCTTAAAGGATGGGGAACTGGCGGGCATCAAAGTGCCCACCCTCATTCTGGTCGGTGAAAATGAAAAGATCTACTCCGCCCGAAGTGCCGTTCTCCGCCTCGACAAGGTGGCGCCCCAAATACACACGGAAATCATTCCCTGTGCCGGTCATGGCCTGAGCATCGAGCAGCCGGATCTGGTGAATGAAAAGGCCCTTCAATTCCTGTCGCGGCCTTGA
- a CDS encoding lipid biosynthesis B12-binding/radical SAM protein, giving the protein MSRVFLISTNTMTEPYPVYPLGMAVVASALSSRGHRVKQFDLLVEKGSHEGLGEAVRAFKPDIVGVSLRNIDNVDSFTAEEVWTLDSVRALGETVRKFTGAPVVLGGPAFSIMPEEILAYVGGDYGIVGEGGVLFNSLIGRLERGESTGAILRKGETETAHQGDMVFRPLWDRKLIKYYTKKSGVVGLHTKRGCPYNCIYCTYPAVEGTSCRCREPGSVIEDILQLQKDHHAHSVFFTDSIFNDGEDHYLGIIEEILRREITIEWSAFFQPRGLHGKDLRLLKRSGLCAVEAGTDGASDTALQGLNKPFGFDDVVHFNDACVGENIPCVHYVMFGGPGETRNTLGEGLNNIASLKNCLVLAFSGVRIYPGAALRTLSIEEGVIEEEDSLLKPVFYFSPEVDAAQMNEALENAFGGRRDRIFPPSAFQSKLEVMYRFGHQGFPWQKLISYQKPQAGL; this is encoded by the coding sequence GTGAGCAGGGTATTCCTCATTTCCACCAACACGATGACCGAGCCTTATCCCGTATACCCCCTGGGGATGGCAGTGGTTGCCTCTGCCCTGTCCTCCCGGGGGCATAGAGTGAAGCAGTTCGATCTCCTCGTTGAAAAAGGATCTCACGAAGGGCTCGGCGAGGCCGTCCGGGCGTTCAAACCCGATATTGTCGGGGTATCGCTCCGCAATATCGATAACGTCGACTCTTTTACGGCGGAGGAAGTCTGGACCCTCGACTCGGTCAGGGCATTGGGAGAAACCGTCAGGAAATTCACGGGGGCTCCCGTGGTCTTAGGCGGCCCGGCTTTTTCAATCATGCCCGAGGAAATCCTCGCCTATGTCGGAGGAGATTACGGGATTGTCGGAGAAGGGGGAGTTCTCTTCAACAGTCTGATCGGGCGGTTAGAGCGGGGAGAATCGACCGGGGCCATCTTGAGAAAGGGGGAGACGGAAACGGCTCACCAGGGGGACATGGTTTTCCGGCCGCTATGGGACAGGAAATTAATCAAATACTACACAAAGAAGAGTGGGGTGGTCGGTCTTCACACCAAGCGCGGCTGCCCGTATAATTGCATTTATTGCACCTATCCGGCGGTGGAAGGGACGAGCTGCAGGTGCAGAGAACCGGGGTCGGTGATAGAAGATATTTTGCAACTGCAAAAAGACCACCATGCTCACAGCGTATTTTTCACTGATTCGATATTCAATGATGGTGAAGATCATTATCTCGGGATTATCGAGGAGATCCTGCGCCGGGAAATAACAATCGAGTGGTCCGCATTTTTTCAGCCCCGCGGGCTCCATGGCAAAGACCTGCGATTGTTAAAGCGCTCGGGCCTCTGTGCCGTGGAGGCGGGAACAGATGGGGCAAGCGACACCGCCCTTCAGGGGCTCAACAAGCCCTTCGGCTTCGATGATGTGGTCCATTTCAACGATGCCTGTGTCGGGGAGAATATCCCCTGTGTCCACTACGTGATGTTCGGAGGACCGGGGGAAACACGGAATACCCTGGGAGAGGGACTGAACAATATTGCGTCTCTGAAAAACTGCCTGGTCCTCGCATTCTCCGGAGTACGCATCTATCCGGGCGCTGCGCTGCGCACGTTGTCCATAGAGGAAGGGGTGATAGAGGAAGAAGACTCCCTCTTGAAACCTGTATTCTATTTTTCCCCCGAAGTGGATGCGGCCCAAATGAACGAAGCCCTCGAGAACGCCTTCGGGGGCCGGAGGGACCGGATTTTCCCTCCCTCGGCGTTTCAATCAAAGCTCGAGGTCATGTACCGCTTCGGTCATCAAGGTTTTCCGTGGCAGAAACTCATTTCTTATCAAAAACCGCAGGCTGGGCTCTAA